From the genome of Melitaea cinxia chromosome 12, ilMelCinx1.1, whole genome shotgun sequence, one region includes:
- the LOC123658433 gene encoding uncharacterized protein LOC123658433: MFFKFVCLISFAFVGVCNSAFVDTLQKCSYKDSECVIGLIQNALRNISEGGVPELEIPPIDPLYLEKLPISIVGLLNLSLDHTQLHGIKDCVINSIDNNFHKGATIMDITCDLFIKAKFKLDSLAPIMQSFLGSNAIQANGNAKVKLDKIRMKMYFFYHITKKDDGELYVECHMDEFRYDFEIGNLKMNANNIFIGDQDISDLFVSFINQNWRIIMPTIGQEMFDVSMKIFDEILHRFFKAVPVKYFLTDDVTPFVKN; this comes from the exons ATGTTTTTCAAATTTGTTTGTCTTATTAGTTTCGCATTTGTTGGTGTTTGTAACTCTGCATTTG tgGATACACTCCAAAAATGCTCTTACAAGGACAGCGAATGTGTTATTGGCTTAATTCAAAACGCTTTAAGAAATATAAGTGAAGGTGGAGTTCCTGAACTTGAGATACCTCCAATCGATCCTTTGTATCTAGAAAAATTACCGATCTCAATCGTTGGCTTGTTAAATTTGTCATTGGATCACACACAGTTACATGGGATCAAAGATTGTGTGATTAATAGTATCGA caataattttcataaaggTGCCACAATTATGGACATCACTTGTGACCTTTTTATTAAAGCAAAGTTCAAGTTAGATAGCCTAGCCCCAATTATGCAGTCGTTCTTGGGAAGCAATGCGATACAAGCTAATGGAAACGCAAAAGTAAAGCTAG ATAAAATTCGTATGAAAATGTACTTCTTTTACCATATCACCAAGAAGGATGACGGTGAATTATATGTTGAATGTCATATGGATGAATTCCGTTACGATTTTGAAATTGGCAACCTTAAAATGAATGCTAACAACATATTTATTGGCGACCAAGACATCA GTGATCTCTTCGTATCATTTATTAATCAGAACTGGAGAATTATTATGCCGACGATCGGTCAAGAAATGTTCGACGTTtctatgaaaatatttgatgaaaTTCTACATCGTTTTTTCAAAGCCGTAcctgtgaaatattttttaactgatgATGTAACCCCATTcgtaaaaaactaa